The Deinococcus metallilatus genome segment CACGGCGTCGGGGCGCGCCCTGTACGGTCCTTACGCGCTGCGGCTGCTGCGGGACGTGATGGACCTGCGCGCCCTGGGCGTACCGCTGGACGAGGTGCGCGACATGGTCACGCTGCGCCGCGCCACCCACACGCTCGACGGCACCTACCGCCGCGACTGGACCCGGGCCGATATTTCCCTCTCGGACGAGCGGCTGCGGACCATCCACGCCCGGCTGCGCCTGCTGCAAAATGCCTACGCCCGGCAGGCCGAGGGCCTCGCCCGCTTCGACCGCTGGCTGAGCAAGAGGTTTACCGGGGGCGACGTGGAACCGCTGGAGGTGGAGGCGCTGGGGGACGGGGAGGAGTAGGCGTCATAGCTCAGCGGTGAAGGACACCCCTCCCCACAAAGACCGGTCAGTCCGCCCCCGGGACCTCCCGCATCAGATCGTCCAGAAGAAGCTGCCGGGCTGTCCAGTTCTCCTCCCCGAAGGCGGGGGGCGTGAGCAACTCCTGGTAGACACGGGCCGCTGCCGCCGAGGTGGGATCACCGCGGCCTTCCTCGCGGGCGGCGTCCTCTGTGAGCAGGGCGAAGGCGAGACTGGTGGCGAGGCGGTGCAGGAGTTGCCGGGCGTACCGTTGCCCCTGCTCGGGGCTGGCAGTCGTCACCGCGAGGGCCTGCCGGTCCCCGGCCAGGCGGGCGGTCAGGGACATGCGCAGGTCATCCAGGGATTCGTGCAGGGCCGCCAGAATGGCCTGCACGCGCGCCTCGTAGACCTCGAAGCCGCCGTAGCGGGGGGCGAGCAGGCGCAGCAGTTCCAGGGCCTGCACGTTCGCGGGGCCTTCCCAGACGGTGAGGACCTGGGCGTCGCGCAGCAGGCGGGCGGCGGGGTAGTCGCTGGTATAGCCGTTCCCGCCGATCAGTTCCAGCGTGCCCCGCGCCGCGCTGACTGCCTCCTCGGCGGTGAGGTACTTGGCCAGCGCGGTGCTGAGGCGCAGCCAGGTCCTCCGTGCCGGGTCGTGCAGGGCCTCGTCGAGCGCCAGGGCCGCCTCGAAGGCGAGCAGGGTGCCCGCCCGCCAGCGCACCTGCTGCTCGACCAGCGTGGCCTGCACCATCGGGTACCGCACGATGGCGTGCCCGAAGGCGCGTCGCCGCGTCGCCCAAGCCAGCGCCTCGCTGAGCGCCCGGCGCTGTGCCCCCGCCGCCCCCACCGCGTTGTGGACGCGGCTGTAGGTGAGGGCCTCCATCATCAGCCGGAAGCCTTCCGGGGGA includes the following:
- a CDS encoding MerR family transcriptional regulator; protein product: MTSPPVTFYTTAELAREAGVTRRTVMHYAELGLLTPDQVTASGRALYGPYALRLLRDVMDLRALGVPLDEVRDMVTLRRATHTLDGTYRRDWTRADISLSDERLRTIHARLRLLQNAYARQAEGLARFDRWLSKRFTGGDVEPLEVEALGDGEE
- a CDS encoding acyl-CoA dehydrogenase family protein yields the protein MTTSSQIASPYDRFLAPRLEARVPGFGRYRDELDDFHTWVLTEVDAQANATDRDAPPRLETYDREGQVVNRIVLNAPYEAQHREVYRRGIVGRPYREGAPHLLSFALGYLLSQADISLHCPVTLTGAVAYVLGHHAPAALRERYLPDVARMDGHAKTGGTWATELHGGSDVGATTTEARPQGEHYTLHGLKWFTSNANSGLALATARPTGAPPGSAGLGLYLVPSHLEDGRVNHYRVRRLKDKLGTRGLPTGEIDLLGAHAVEVAPPPEGFRLMMEALTYSRVHNAVGAAGAQRRALSEALAWATRRRAFGHAIVRYPMVQATLVEQQVRWRAGTLLAFEAALALDEALHDPARRTWLRLSTALAKYLTAEEAVSAARGTLELIGGNGYTSDYPAARLLRDAQVLTVWEGPANVQALELLRLLAPRYGGFEVYEARVQAILAALHESLDDLRMSLTARLAGDRQALAVTTASPEQGQRYARQLLHRLATSLAFALLTEDAAREEGRGDPTSAAAARVYQELLTPPAFGEENWTARQLLLDDLMREVPGAD